TCCCCGCTCCCCCTTGCTGCTGCACGCCCGCTGCCGCCGAACCTCGTCACCGGCCTTGTTTTCGGCCACCTCCAGCACCAACCACTAGCCCAACTCGATGCGCGCCAACGCGCTCGTCCTTCTGATGCTCGTGGGTGACCAAGTGGTCACCGgaacgcaactccggcgagccgctgCCGTGGTTCCCCTCCCCGCACGCCCACACGCCCTCCCCTGGACGCATCGTGGGCACGACCCCGCTGGCGCCCTCCGTCGCCTCCGTGCGGGTGCGCGGCGCCCGCACCCGGTAACGCCCGTGCGCCCATtcgggctggcgcccgtcgcccACGCGCCCGAATCCACTAAGGCCCCGATGGGCCATTGACAAGGGGGCCCCAACCCCAgaagaattaaaataataataataataataattaaataaataataataatttaattaattaattaattaaggaattaattaagttaattaatcataattagattaacctaattaactaattagtttgattaaatagtaattagattagtttaattattaATTAggctaaacagtcaatgactagtgggacccacacgtcagcgaccttgtcaacacctctgttgactgctgatgtcattctgacgtcatgatgacgtcaaaaaacactgttctggataatgttgacttaaaatatttaaattaatcttaaaaatgatttaaatcttttaaaattaatataaaataaaccgtagctcagatgaaaatactttgtacatgaaagttgctcagaacgacgagacgaatccggatacgcaacccgttcgtccgccacacatccctagcatagcaaacacgcaactttccccctccgttccaCCTattcgaaaacgcaaaacaccgggaatactttcccggatgttttcccccttcaccggtatcacctcataccgcgttagaacacgtctagctttgcctgttgtcctgttaagcacttgcttgctatgtatttactgtttctcccccccccccctcttctctccggtagaccctgtgacgatgctgatgcccctgtggtcgactacatcaccgatgacccctccttgtctgagcaaccaggcaagcccccactttgatcaccagatatcgcctactcttctctatactgcttgcattagagtagtgtagcatgttactgcttttcgttattcctatcctgatgcataccctgtccttgctactactgttgttaccattacctactatcctactgcttagtataggatgctagtgttccatcagtggccctacactcttgtccgtctgccatgctatactactgggtcgtgatcacttcgggaggtgatcacgtgcatatactatatactttacacagttacattatttatgatactgttcggagatgggggctgaaggggcaggtggctccatcccggtagaggtgggcctgggttcccgacggcccccgactgttactttgtggcggagcgacagggcaggttgagaccacctaggagagaggtgggcctggccctggtcggcgttcgcggatacttaacacgtttaacgagatcttggtatttgatctgagtctggctactggcctatacgcactaaccatctacgcggggacagttatgggcactcgacgtcgtggtatcagccgaagccttcgtgacgtcagcgactgagcagcgcgcgccggattggactggaacgcctgctaggctaggtctgcttccggccgccctcgcaacgtgcaggtgtgcaatgggtgatgggcccagacccctacgccataggatttagaccggcgtgctgacctctctgttgtgcctaggtagggctgcgacgtgttgatcttccgaggccgggcatgacccaggaaagtgtgtccggccaaatgggatcgagtgtgttgggttatgtggtgcacccctgcagggaagttaatctattcgaatagctgtgatcttcggtaacaggacgacttggcgttgtaccttgaccttatgacaactagaaccggatacttaataaaacacacccttccaagtgccagatacaaccggtgatcgctctctcacagggcgacaaggggaggatcatcggttaggactatgctatacgatgctacttggaggtcttcagtctactctcttctacatgctgcaagacggaggctgccagaagcctagtcttcgaaaggattagctatccccctcttattctggctttctgcagttcagtccaccaatatggtcctttacacatttacccatgcatatgtagtgtagctccttgcttgcgagtactttggatgagtactcacggttgccttctccctcttttccccctatcccttctacctggttgtcgcaaccagatgttggagcctaggatccagacgccaccgtcgacgacgactcctactacatcggaggtgcctactactacgtgctgcccgctgacgacgaccaggagtagttaggaggatcccaggcaggaggcctgcacctctttcgatctgtatcccagtttgtgctagccttcttaaggcaaacttgtttaacttatgtctgtactcagatattattgctttcgctgactcgtctatgatcgagctcttgtattcgagccctcgaggcccctgtcttgtaatatgatgcttgtatgacttattttatttgtagagttgtgttgtgatatctacccgtgagtccttgattttgatcgtacacatttgcgtgcatgattagtgtacggtcaaatcgggggcgtcacactcctGAGTCCGCTGTGCACCTTCTCGCCAAATGCCGCTTCACGGCCCGTATTTGGACCGAGATCGCCAACTggcttggcctcctggatttctctACTTTGGCTTGGGAAAATGCCACCTCGGTGAGAGGTCGGTGGACTGATATAGTGAACAATACAAAACCGCACTGGAAGGCTCTCACTCCGATGATGATGTTGGTATCTTGGGAGATTTGGAAGGAACGCAATGCGAGAGTTTTTCACAACACCGCCTCACCCACCATGTTAATTGTCGGGAGGATCAAGGAAGAGGCCCATCTTTGGGCTCTAGCGGGTGCAAAATACTTGAGTAatgtaatgccgcgagagtagtTGTTTTCTTCCCCGCGTTGCGGGCATAAGTGTAAACCTtctttcttaatcaatgaaaatggcaaatcttttgccttgtttaaaAAAACAGTTGTTGAGAAAAaatgtgacatggaaatatgcatCAGCTCTACCACAGTTGGTTGACTGAAACTGTTAAATTCATGGTCACATTAACTCTTATTCAGGGAGTAGCAACCACATTAACTGAAGCTACAAAGTACTGTACCATGCAAATAAGAACAACTACTGCCTGGTGTACTGCATTCACCCTCAACGAGACCATAACTCCAATAGCTAAGAAAAAACTTGACATCATGCTAATATACTTCAGCTACATCTAATACCACAGTTGTCACTTGACTCAAACTGTTAATTCCATTTGTCACATTCTTAGGCATGGGGCAGCACATTCATGTTACACCAGGTTAACTGAATCTAGAGGTAGCATGGAAACAAGAACAACATACAGAAGACCACAGCCAGGTGAAATCCTTTAGATTGCCACGCGCCAACTTGTCGGCAAGGTAGGTGTTCAAATCTGCGAAGAGAGTCCACGCTATCAAACCCAAGGTAGCTTCGAACACAGAAAGATGATCTGATAACAACTCCCCTGGATCTGGACAAACGAGACAAAAAAACTCAGACAACACAAGAAGAATTTCCACTCAATTTGTGCATATTAGTTGAAGAGTTGTACCACCTCAAAGGAACAAATATTTTGGACTTATATTAGGTAGGTAGTATCACAGGACGGGGCACAATAGCATAATATTGACCTCAACTGAATCTGAAACATGTGACTGCAAACACACAATTCAGACGCACACGAAGATAAATGAATTCAGATCTAAAAAAACTCATACGAAATTGCTTTTGCAGGAATTTGTTTACTGCGTATGCACACTCTATCAGTATAACAAACTTCCAACTAAACAAAGAAAGAAACTGCAGGTGTTGGTAGCAAGAAACAGTGCAACCACCTGAAAACTTGTTATGTTTCAGTCCATCATCTCAACCAATATAATTTGCTTGGAGATTCGGAGCACAACCATGATACTGAGGATCTAAGAGTGGTGGAGACATTGACTGCAATAAAGAACAATTTCAGTTGAACGTGTTGGTAAGCACTCCCTTCAATCTTATGCGGTTGATTCAGATAAAACAACATGACGGGATAACATTTCAGTTGCCTGTGAGCACAAGCTCTTCTTATTTAGAGCAGTGACTCATGATCTTATCTGTGACCGTAGTAGTTATGAATGTTTATCTCGAAACAGCATCGCAAGATAAAATTATACATCTGAAGATGACTAAAAGAGAACTTTTCTGCCTCCTTAAATCTATCAAAAGAAAAAGTGTACAAAATGGGATGTCTTTGACTCGAATGAATTTCTCGAGGTGAAACAATCCAAGGTAAACTGGATATAAAGTTGTACTCCTTCTACTCAAAAATAATTACAAGACCTGCTGTTTTTAGTGATTCCATCTGGACCAATGCATAAGTTACTCATAGTGTACAGGATCATTTCTCTTACTAACCACATTCTCTTAAAAAGGTGATCGAAACAAACAAGACAAGCAACACAATTATGTTCTCAAACCTTCTTAGTTTTCCCATGAGCACAAGAAATTAACACTACTATATCAAACAATAATTGCCAATTGCAATAATGAACATGAAGCAGTAGACAAGTCATGTGATAATTATGAAGGGAAGGAGATAACTTGGAAGCAATAGAAACTTTACCACTTCATATTCTCCTTGAAGACAACAATGATGGTGGTAGTTGATATATGTGTATGTCTCATACATAAGATAAAACGGATCGTCATAAAGCCTCTGAAGCTGCAATGTCTCGACATCCATTGAGAAATATCCATCAAGTGGATTCTCTAGAGATGAGGCACTTGTCTTTGTCAAGAGCAAGTACCTCTCTGTTGCATCTGTGATATAATATCTGTACCCAGAATCTAGTGAGATTGTCTTCTCCACCTGCCACTTCCTGGGACTCTTGCCTTTGTTCCATGCAACGGTATAGCTTAGATCGGATGCAGTTTCACCACGGAAACCAAACATCCCAAGCCTGCCTTCCTCTGCCTCCACAATGGCTAAACCCCTCTTGTTCCATTCTCCGGGCGGGAGGTCAGCAATGAAGAACTCCATCTTCCTGGTGTCAAGCAAGAGTAACTTTTTCCTCCTGAATTCCACCCAGTCCCAGTAGAAGCAGTCGTAAGCATAATGGCGCCTGAGAATAAAAGGGTGGACCCATGACATCTCGGCCATGTCGTGCTTGCCAAGGCCCAAATCACTCCAACCCTTGGATGCAGCCGCTTGCCATTGCCCGGTGCTCGAAGAGAAGACGAAGGCAGCCAGACTAGTTTTGCAATTTGCCATCAAGATGACTCTGAATGTTGTCTCTCCCGCTGCCACCTCATCCTCGCCGAGGGGAACGAGGAAAGCCTTGCACCGGGCCTCGCTTACCATGGGGAACGGGTGCTCCAGCGAAGCGGCTAGGTCGTGAGGTACCGGAGGGAGCAGGACGTACCGGCGGTGCAAGGGGTCGCACACCGCGAGATCTTTGAAAACCGGGGGCTGCTCATGCTGTCGGAGGTCGCGGTCGAGGAGGACGCGGCCGTCGCGGGAGTCCTGCACGGTCCAGTGGCAGTAGGAGTCGATGAAGGAGAAGTAgaagtcggcggcgacggcgagcgcgCGGGCTGCGGGCGCGGATGGGTGCGGCGGCAGAGCGGGACGGAACCTGCCGTAGTCGAGGAATCCGAGGAGTGGTGGTGCGTGGAGGCGGCGGAAGCTGCGGAGGAAGGACCTGTCGGTGGCGAGTCGGCGGAAGGAGAcgcaggcggcggaggcgcgggcgagGTCTTCCGCGGTGGGCAGCCGGAGGAAGATCTCAACCAGGAGGTGGGCAGGGATCACCGTCAGAGGCGACGGGCTGCTAGTTGCCATTGGCGCGGAGTGGGGAAGGTGGCGAGGGAGGGCGGCCGGAGCAGTCAGCCGTCGGGAAACCCTGGACGAGATAGGAAAGAGAGGAGCCGTTGGCTGTGCCTGTGTGCGATTGTGTGGGTGAGTGTCGACCGGCAGCCGAATGGGCCTTTTGGACGGCACTAACCAGCCCAGTTTCAGGCCTGGCATAGACTACCAGGTTACCAATAAAACAAAATCCCCCTAAAAAAACCAATAAAACAAAatcccctaaaaaaataaaaaaatgcccaATAAAAATTCAAACTTGAGCTGTATTTTATTCTCAAAACATAAAATTAATGACCTTCATTTTGGATTTCTACAGCTCTAGGAACCTTTTTGATGCGCCTTCTCTTCACCATATCTACACTATGTGCTGTATTCAAAGGCTacaattttgtactccctccatatcaaaatatatgacCTCTTTTGACACTATTAGTATACTGCAAGTAGCTCAGGTGCACTCTATGTACCTAGGTAAGCCAAGgtgttctttttttttttgagaaaaagaatATGTACCTCGGTAgaaagtttatagaaaaaaatagtTCTATTATGCAAAAATCATCCAAAAGGCTGAGGATCAAAATGCATGGTTGAACTGAACATCTGTATGATTTGCGCAAATCAGACATGTTCTTTAGGGTTTAGCAAGAGATCATTTCATCTTCTTACCGAGCAGCGCTACAATCAAGGATCAGTTCTCATCAAGTCTGCTAATTAACTTTATCGATTCTCTGGTTCTCAAGATACTGTTAATTATTCGATGCTTATGATCGGTGGATCAAGTGGTAACATGAGAATTGAGAAGTATGTAATTGCATGAGATGCACGCGTTAAATACACTCTGACACGCTGGTGGTCTAGTGTAGCTACAATTTGATCAATGGATATGTAAACATGATTTCAGTTGAGAAAAGATATTCCTCTTGAAATTTAGCACTACATGACACTTCTCCGAAGTGAATCGATATGTATTTGACACTCCAGCTCGTCTTGCATGGTTTTGACGGTCCAAATTATATATTCCATGGAGCTAATTTTTTGTCCCTCCCTCACTCCTCCAAGCGAAGTCCATTCTGCTGGCAACGTCCATGGGTCCCCTTCGCCTATGACGGTCACTTTGGGGCTATATGAGGTGTGTGTgtgtcagtgtgtgtgtgtgtgggggggggggggggggggggggggctgtgcgTGCACGGGGTGTACATAGTTTGTTCCTCGGCGATTGCATATATTCACGTTTAGAAGTAAAGTTCTCCCACTCTCATCCCATCTCGATTGTGGCCGACGCAACCAAGGAGCGAGTTAGAAATAAGGTGGAAGTTGCATCTTCCAAACCTTTTGAGGCAATTACGCTTGTAGGAATAGGAAAGATGACACATATCTTCGTAATTGTTTCATCAGAGACATGAAGAAATGAGATGACATATATCTTAAATTCTATGAAATAGGAATAGAAAAGATgtcctttgattcacatcatagaaTTTGGTTTTCATTGAGTCTAAACTAATGTTTATTTTTCTATGCCATATGGatgataggaagaattcctccataggactGTGATTTTAATCCTACAAACTAGAGGTCTCTAAAGGAATTTTTTCTATAGAAATccttcctatgaaattcctacaaaattcctccGAACCAAAGGAGGCCGAAGCAGTTATGTGCATAGTTTAAAAAAGGTGCACTTAAGCATGCCTAGGCTTGGCGATAACAAAACGCTTAGCTCTTAATGCACTTAATGCGCGCTTATGTTTGTGTTTTGATCAAAATCTGCCGCACGTATTGAGGAGGTCATTCGGCCCCTCCGTGACATGGTGGTCGCTCTGCAGGGTTGGACAGTTCAGGTCTCGGGCCTCTTTGTTGGCCATCAATTGGTCTCTTGAGGTGCGAGAGGGAGGAACTAAGGGGAATGGTGGGGGACATTTCCCTTCCTTGGCGACAATGGGTTCGCCCCTCCCTAGTGTGAGCATGAGGAACCCGCGCCTCTCGTTGTTGAAAATACGCTATTTTTTTCAGTTCATGgtatttttaatttgtgaacattttgCAAATCCGctattttttcaaatccatgaacttttcaaAAAAGATGAACCTCTTTTAAAATCAACGGTCAAAGGTCAAACATGTCAATGGTCAACTTGTCGTCCAGGTCAACCATGAAGAAGTTTTTTTTTGTCGAACCATGAAGAAGCGACCGGGCGTATGCTCTTGACGAGCGCTAGTTGATTGCTCGTGTAGTTGGGTCGCCCCATGAAAAGTGACATGCGAGCGCTGCATCTGCTAACTAGCGCAGCAAACTGTACCAGGCGCTCTCGTTGTACAGGGAGTAGCTTCACACAAATCGGCGCACACACCTCATTGTGCTGGGTCTGTCCCATTTTTGTCTTCCTTTGACCTTCAAAAAATAGGTGCATGAAGTAGGATTCGAACTATAACCAACTAGAGCAGCTcaattgtttttttcttttgtttaaccttttttctttcattttattcatttcttctttgtttcttcttcttttacattttcttaaatttgtgaacttttttcaaattcatgaatttatTTTAAGGATGTCGAGAAACAACAGGCTCTCAGACG
The sequence above is drawn from the Triticum aestivum cultivar Chinese Spring chromosome 7A, IWGSC CS RefSeq v2.1, whole genome shotgun sequence genome and encodes:
- the LOC123153795 gene encoding uncharacterized protein, which codes for MATSSPSPLTVIPAHLLVEIFLRLPTAEDLARASAACVSFRRLATDRSFLRSFRRLHAPPLLGFLDYGRFRPALPPHPSAPAARALAVAADFYFSFIDSYCHWTVQDSRDGRVLLDRDLRQHEQPPVFKDLAVCDPLHRRYVLLPPVPHDLAASLEHPFPMVSEARCKAFLVPLGEDEVAAGETTFRVILMANCKTSLAAFVFSSSTGQWQAAASKGWSDLGLGKHDMAEMSWVHPFILRRHYAYDCFYWDWVEFRRKKLLLLDTRKMEFFIADLPPGEWNKRGLAIVEAEEGRLGMFGFRGETASDLSYTVAWNKGKSPRKWQVEKTISLDSGYRYYITDATERYLLLTKTSASSLENPLDGYFSMDVETLQLQRLYDDPFYLMYETYTYINYHHHCCLQGEYEVSHVSDSVEVNIMLLCPVL